In Mytilus trossulus isolate FHL-02 chromosome 14, PNRI_Mtr1.1.1.hap1, whole genome shotgun sequence, a genomic segment contains:
- the LOC134697032 gene encoding uncharacterized protein LOC134697032, with amino-acid sequence MEDQVLQQNTVQGDMIDEPCAPSNQPGTITAQRPNNSQNGTITHIGTNNSYNMYDSPSYLENVPFTQTNINCFQSALPVGATVSDDVKGKIWANEYINFDILLPEDDMIDKPIPLSVERDNQNQPRLVFNESTGSKKIRTIDQWISAFSAYMVIYCQKFTDAFEDLVTYMETVREIAKSNGQWLKYDKKFRKAKCQLRVSWANMHQELWLKAMQKTPDVQNDNYQSQRRNYNTSNDHIPQGFCVRFHSGNFCQLPCKCLHKCYICNKLHPASKCWHTANQQSTNYNQNVNTFRSFRTPFQGARPRNMHSNSHAFHANPRFPRPQLRFPNFIPITRR; translated from the coding sequence ATGGAAGATCAAGTTCTACAACAAAATACTGTTCAAGGTGACATGATTGACGAACCATGTGCACCCTCAAATCAACCTGGAACCATTACAGCACAGAGACCGAATAACAGCCAAAATGGAACAATTACACATATAGGTACAAACAATAGTTACAACATGTATGATTCTCCttcttatttagaaaatgtaCCATTCACCCAAACTaatattaattgttttcaatCTGCATTGCCAGTAGGAGCCACAGTGTCTGATGATGTAAAAGGGAAAATTTGGGCAAATGAATacatcaattttgatattttattaccGGAAGACGACATGATTGATAAGCCTATTCCACTCTCAGTGGAAAGAGATAACCAAAATCAGCCACGTTTGGTATTTAACGAAAGTACTGGAAGCAAGAAAATTCGCACTATAGACCAGTGGATCAGCGCTTTTTCGGCATATATGGTCATATACTGTCAAAAGTTCACAGATGCCTTTGAGGATCTCGTAACTTATATGGAGACTGTGAGGGAAATTGCAAAGAGTAATGGGCAATGGCTTAAGTATGacaaaaaatttagaaaagcTAAATGTCAGCTCAGAGTATCTTGGGCTAACATGCATCAGGAACTGTGGCTTAAGGCGATGCAAAAAACTCCAGATGTACAGAATGATAATTATCAATCACAGAGGCGTAATTATAACACTTCTAATGACCATATTCCACAAGGTTTTTGTGTACGGTTTCATAGTGGTAATTTTTGTCAATTGCCTTGCAAATGTTTGCACAAATGCtatatatgtaataaacttCATCCTGCTAGCAAATGCTGGCATACTGCTAATCAGCAAAGTACAAATTacaatcaaaatgtaaatactttCCGTTCCTTTCGGACACCATTTCAAGGAGCAAGACCCAGAAATATGCACTCAAACAGTCATGCCTTTCATGCAAACCCCAGATTTCCAAGACCACAACTCCGGTTCCCAAATTTCATCCCGATCACGAGGCGTTAA